The following are from one region of the Mesorhizobium sp. B2-8-5 genome:
- a CDS encoding 2-oxoglutarate dehydrogenase E1 component gives MARQDQANDQFSLTSFLYGGNADYIDALYAAYEDNPASVDPEWQDFFAALKDDAGDVRKNAKGASWAKPSWPLTANGELVSALDGNWGLIEKAIEKKVKGKAVINGAVLSDADVHQATRDSVRAIMMIRAYRMRGHLHANLDPLGIAKPLEDYNELSPENYGFTEADYDRPIFLDNVLGLEFGTVRQMLDILSRTYCSTLGVEFMHISDPEEKAWIQARIEGADKEITFTATGKKAILSKLVEAEGFEQYIDVKYKGTKRFGLDGSESLIPALEQIVKRGGQLGLKEIVLGMAHRGRLNVLSQVMAKPHRAIFHEFKGGSAAPDEVEGSGDVKYHLGASSDREFDGNKVHLSLTANPSHLEIVDPVVMGKARAKQDQLAGRERGEVVPLSERAKVMPLLLHGDAAFAGQGVIAEILGLSGLRGHRVAGTLHFIINNQIGFTTNPRFSRSSPYPSDVAKMIEAPIFHVNGDDPEAVVHAAKVATEFRMKFHKPVVVDMFCYRRFGHNEGDEPAFTQPIMYRNIRTHKTVVQVYADRLIAEGHVTQAEVDKMRADWRAHLEAEWEVGQHYKPNKADWLDGAWSGLRTADNQDEQRRGKTAVPVRTLKEIGKKLTEVPKDFEAHKTILRFLENRRQAIESGEGIDWSTAEALAFGAILLDGNPIRLSGQDSERGTFSQRHSVLYDQRDENRYIPLNNLSAAQAGYEVINSMLSEEAVLGFEYGYSLAEPKALTLWEAQFGDFANGAQVVFDQFISSGERKWLRMSGLVCLLPHGYEGQGPEHSSARLERFLQLCAEDNMQVANVTTPANYFHILRRQLKRDFRKPLILMTPKSLLRHKRAVSTLPEMSGESSFHRLLWDDAQLLPNQPIKLVKDSKIRRVVLCSGKVYYDLYEEREKRGINDIYLLRVEQLYPFPAKALITELSRFRNAEMVWCQEEPKNMGAWSFIDPYLEWVLAHIDAKHQRVRYTGRPASASPATGLMSKHLSQLAALLDDALGE, from the coding sequence ATGGCAAGACAAGATCAGGCCAACGACCAATTCTCGCTCACCTCATTCCTCTATGGCGGTAATGCCGACTATATCGACGCGCTCTACGCCGCCTATGAAGACAACCCCGCCTCCGTCGATCCGGAGTGGCAGGACTTCTTCGCGGCGCTGAAGGACGACGCGGGCGACGTCCGCAAGAACGCCAAGGGCGCCTCCTGGGCGAAGCCCTCCTGGCCGCTGACGGCCAATGGCGAGCTGGTCTCGGCGCTCGACGGCAATTGGGGGCTGATCGAGAAGGCGATCGAAAAGAAGGTGAAGGGAAAGGCGGTCATCAACGGCGCCGTGCTTTCCGACGCCGACGTGCACCAGGCGACGCGCGATTCCGTGCGCGCCATCATGATGATCCGCGCCTACCGCATGCGCGGCCATCTGCACGCCAATCTCGACCCGCTCGGCATCGCCAAGCCGCTCGAGGATTACAACGAGCTGTCGCCGGAGAACTACGGCTTCACCGAAGCCGACTACGACCGGCCGATCTTCCTCGACAATGTGCTGGGGCTCGAATTCGGCACCGTGCGGCAGATGCTGGACATCCTGAGCCGTACCTATTGCTCGACGCTCGGCGTCGAGTTCATGCACATCTCCGACCCGGAAGAGAAGGCCTGGATCCAGGCGCGCATCGAAGGCGCCGACAAGGAGATCACCTTCACCGCCACCGGCAAGAAGGCGATCCTGTCGAAGCTGGTAGAGGCCGAGGGCTTCGAGCAGTATATCGACGTCAAGTACAAGGGCACCAAGCGTTTCGGCCTCGATGGCAGCGAGTCGCTGATCCCGGCGCTGGAGCAGATCGTCAAGCGCGGCGGCCAGCTCGGCCTGAAGGAAATCGTGCTCGGCATGGCGCATCGCGGCCGCCTCAACGTGCTTTCCCAGGTGATGGCCAAGCCGCACCGCGCCATCTTCCACGAGTTCAAGGGCGGCTCGGCCGCGCCCGACGAGGTCGAAGGCTCGGGCGACGTGAAGTACCATCTCGGCGCCTCGTCGGACCGCGAGTTCGACGGCAACAAAGTGCATCTGTCGCTGACGGCCAATCCCTCGCATCTGGAAATCGTCGACCCCGTCGTGATGGGCAAGGCGCGCGCCAAGCAGGACCAGCTCGCCGGCCGCGAACGTGGCGAGGTCGTGCCGCTGTCGGAGCGCGCCAAGGTGATGCCGCTGCTTTTGCATGGCGACGCCGCCTTCGCCGGCCAGGGCGTGATCGCCGAAATTCTCGGCCTGTCGGGCCTGCGCGGCCATCGCGTCGCAGGCACGCTGCATTTCATCATCAACAACCAGATCGGCTTCACCACCAATCCGCGCTTCTCGCGCTCCTCGCCCTATCCGTCGGATGTGGCCAAGATGATCGAGGCGCCGATCTTCCACGTCAACGGCGACGATCCGGAAGCGGTGGTGCATGCCGCAAAGGTCGCGACCGAGTTCCGCATGAAGTTCCACAAGCCGGTGGTGGTGGACATGTTCTGCTACCGCCGCTTCGGCCACAATGAGGGCGACGAGCCGGCCTTCACCCAGCCGATCATGTACCGCAACATCCGCACCCATAAGACGGTGGTGCAGGTCTATGCCGACCGGCTGATCGCCGAAGGCCACGTCACCCAGGCCGAGGTCGACAAGATGCGGGCCGACTGGCGCGCGCATCTGGAAGCCGAATGGGAAGTCGGCCAGCACTACAAGCCCAACAAGGCCGACTGGCTGGACGGCGCCTGGTCGGGCCTGCGCACCGCCGACAACCAGGACGAACAGCGGCGCGGCAAGACCGCCGTGCCGGTGCGCACGCTGAAGGAGATCGGCAAGAAGCTGACCGAGGTGCCGAAGGATTTCGAGGCGCACAAGACCATCCTGCGCTTCCTCGAGAACCGCCGCCAGGCGATCGAGTCCGGCGAAGGCATCGACTGGTCGACAGCCGAGGCGCTGGCCTTCGGCGCCATCCTGCTCGACGGCAATCCGATCCGGCTTTCCGGCCAGGATTCGGAGCGCGGCACCTTCTCGCAGCGCCATTCGGTGCTTTACGACCAGCGCGACGAGAACCGCTACATCCCGCTCAACAATCTGTCGGCGGCGCAGGCCGGCTACGAGGTCATCAACTCGATGCTGTCGGAAGAGGCGGTGCTAGGCTTCGAATATGGCTACAGCCTGGCCGAGCCCAAGGCGCTGACGCTCTGGGAGGCACAGTTCGGCGACTTCGCCAACGGCGCCCAGGTCGTGTTCGACCAGTTCATCTCGTCGGGCGAGCGCAAGTGGCTGAGAATGTCGGGTCTCGTCTGCCTCTTGCCGCATGGCTATGAAGGCCAGGGGCCGGAGCATTCGTCGGCGCGCCTGGAGCGCTTCCTGCAACTCTGCGCGGAAGACAACATGCAGGTCGCCAACGTCACCACGCCGGCCAACTATTTCCATATCCTGCGCCGGCAGTTGAAGCGCGACTTCCGCAAGCCGCTGATCCTGATGACGCCGAAGTCGCTGCTGCGCCACAAGCGGGCGGTGTCGACGCTGCCGGAAATGTCGGGCGAAAGCTCGTTCCACCGCCTGTTGTGGGACGATGCGCAGCTGCTCCCCAACCAGCCGATCAAGCTGGTGAAGGACTCCAAGATCCGCCGTGTCGTGCTGTGCTCGGGCAAGGTCTATTACGACCTCTACGAAGAGCGCGAGAAGCGCGGCATCAACGACATCTACCTTTTGCGCGTCGAGCAGCTCTATCCGTTCCCGGCCAAGGCGCTGATCACCGAGCTGTCACGCTTCCGCAACGCCGAGATGGTGTGGTGCCAGGAGGAGCCCAAGAACATGGGCGCCTGGTCGTTCATCGATCCCTATCTCGAATGGGTGCTGGCGCATATCGACGCCAAGCATCAGCGGGTGCGCTACACCGGCCGGCCGGCCTCGGCCTCGCCGGCGACAGGGTTGATGTCGAAGCATCTCAGCCAGCTGGCCGCGTTGCTCGACGATGCTCTCGGCGAATAG
- the odhB gene encoding 2-oxoglutarate dehydrogenase complex dihydrolipoyllysine-residue succinyltransferase, with protein MATEIRVPTLGESVTEATVGKWFKKVGDAIAADEPLVELETDKVTVEVPAAGAGTLAEIAVKEGETVNVGALLGSISAGGAAPATKPQAVAQASSPDAASTGKQAAAETARIAGDAGQIEPRTMPPAPAAAKLIAEANLSVDQLSGSGKRGQVLKGDVLDAIAKGAPSQPAETPKAAPAPVVARAPSSTEDAPREERVRMTKLRQTIARRLKEAQSTAAMLTTFNEVDMSAVMALRSKYKDVFEKKHGVKLGFMGFFTKAVTHALKEIPAVNAEIDGTDIIYKNFAHVGVAVGTEKGLVVPVVRDADQMSIAEIEKEIGRLGLAARDGKLSVADMQGGTFTISNGGVYGSLMSTPILNAPQSGILGMHKIQDRPVVVGGQIVIRPMMYLALSYDHRIVDGKEAVTFLVRVKESLEDPERLVLDL; from the coding sequence ATGGCTACCGAAATCCGCGTCCCCACTCTCGGCGAATCCGTGACCGAGGCGACTGTCGGCAAGTGGTTCAAGAAGGTCGGCGACGCGATCGCCGCGGACGAGCCCCTGGTCGAGCTCGAAACCGACAAGGTGACGGTGGAAGTGCCCGCCGCGGGCGCCGGAACGCTGGCCGAGATCGCCGTCAAGGAAGGCGAGACAGTCAATGTCGGGGCGCTGCTCGGCTCGATTTCGGCGGGGGGCGCGGCCCCGGCGACCAAGCCGCAGGCAGTCGCCCAGGCCTCCAGCCCGGATGCCGCATCCACCGGCAAGCAGGCTGCGGCCGAAACCGCCAGGATCGCTGGCGATGCCGGCCAGATCGAGCCGCGCACCATGCCGCCGGCGCCTGCCGCCGCCAAGCTGATCGCGGAGGCCAATCTCTCGGTCGACCAGTTGTCCGGCTCCGGCAAACGCGGCCAGGTGCTGAAGGGCGACGTGCTCGACGCCATCGCCAAGGGCGCGCCGTCGCAGCCCGCCGAGACGCCGAAGGCTGCTCCGGCGCCGGTCGTTGCCCGGGCGCCGTCCTCGACCGAGGATGCGCCGCGCGAGGAACGCGTGCGCATGACCAAGCTGCGCCAGACTATCGCACGCCGCCTGAAGGAGGCGCAGTCGACCGCCGCCATGCTCACCACCTTCAATGAGGTGGATATGAGCGCGGTGATGGCGCTGCGGTCCAAGTACAAGGACGTGTTCGAGAAGAAGCATGGCGTGAAGCTCGGCTTCATGGGTTTCTTCACCAAGGCGGTGACGCATGCGCTGAAGGAGATCCCGGCGGTCAATGCCGAGATCGACGGCACCGACATCATCTACAAGAATTTCGCCCATGTCGGCGTTGCTGTCGGCACCGAAAAGGGCCTCGTCGTGCCGGTGGTGCGCGATGCAGACCAGATGTCCATCGCCGAGATCGAGAAGGAGATCGGCCGGCTTGGGCTGGCGGCGCGAGACGGCAAGCTGTCGGTCGCCGACATGCAGGGCGGCACGTTCACCATCTCCAACGGCGGCGTTTACGGCTCGCTGATGTCGACGCCGATCCTGAACGCGCCGCAGTCCGGCATTCTTGGCATGCACAAGATCCAGGACCGGCCTGTGGTGGTCGGCGGCCAGATTGTCATTCGTCCGATGATGTATCTGGCGCTCAGCTACGATCACCGCATCGTCGACGGCAAGGAAGCGGTGACCTTCCTGGTGCGCGTCAAGGAAAGCCTGGAAGATCCCGAGCGGCTGGTGCTCGATCTGTGA
- a CDS encoding DUF4241 domain-containing protein: MSGWLERLGFALGRALRTFRPTAPVPTASPAKSIESDPPPGSSNLGIFALSDAEMAERKISVVTIGELELPTGEIVACDPLITGLSRPAFSRKVKPGRYPITLFQAQGCIAAATLRFGPGLPMRWELATFVPDRPPAYNSEFLEFIVDDAVASFMDKSVLTLMAEPEELDDYLADVACSFDRFGMDNPIDGNPLNVAMCDTGYGDGAYRSFWGLDAAGEPLLLITDFEVLENADGRENNQVTDG; this comes from the coding sequence ATGAGCGGCTGGCTGGAACGGCTCGGATTTGCGCTGGGTCGCGCGCTTCGGACTTTTCGGCCGACTGCCCCGGTTCCTACCGCTTCACCGGCGAAATCGATTGAATCGGATCCGCCGCCGGGAAGCAGTAATCTAGGCATCTTCGCTCTCAGCGATGCCGAAATGGCGGAACGGAAGATCAGCGTCGTCACGATCGGTGAGCTTGAGCTGCCAACCGGCGAAATCGTCGCCTGCGATCCGCTCATCACCGGGCTAAGCCGGCCTGCTTTCAGCCGTAAGGTGAAGCCGGGACGCTATCCGATCACGCTGTTTCAGGCGCAGGGCTGCATTGCTGCAGCGACCTTGCGGTTTGGCCCCGGCTTGCCGATGCGCTGGGAATTGGCGACCTTCGTTCCCGATCGCCCACCAGCCTATAATTCCGAATTTCTTGAATTTATCGTCGATGACGCGGTTGCGTCATTCATGGACAAGTCGGTTCTGACACTGATGGCCGAGCCGGAGGAGCTCGACGATTATCTTGCCGACGTTGCGTGTTCTTTCGACAGGTTTGGCATGGATAATCCGATTGATGGGAATCCGCTCAATGTCGCTATGTGCGACACTGGCTATGGCGACGGCGCGTATCGGTCCTTCTGGGGCCTGGACGCGGCCGGCGAACCACTTCTCCTGATAACCGACTTCGAAGTGCTCGAAAACGCCGATGGCCGTGAAAACAACCAGGTCACTGATGGCTAA
- a CDS encoding DUF4241 domain-containing protein: MRRSFRRGIVMLGLSAAIPSPAIAADWDPATASSNFGIFALSDAQLAERKIAVTPIGELELPTGEIIACDPLITTDDWPALARKVKPGRYPVMLFEAQGRVAAAFLRFRSGVPVRWELALLPGQDVSTLNGDEIFGYPVDAGLGSFMDKAAMALMSAAQDKLKPDQNYYDDVLAAEFAPNQDRFVMHHPDAGNPVNVAMFWSGWGDGFYPSFWGLDAAGDPVVLMTDFGVLENADGREGDQAK, translated from the coding sequence ATGCGGCGGAGTTTCCGGCGCGGCATCGTGATGCTTGGCCTCTCCGCGGCCATCCCGTCGCCGGCAATCGCCGCCGACTGGGATCCGGCGACGGCGAGCAGCAATTTCGGCATCTTTGCGCTCTCCGATGCGCAATTGGCGGAGCGCAAGATCGCCGTCACGCCGATCGGCGAGCTGGAACTGCCGACCGGCGAGATCATCGCCTGCGATCCCCTGATCACGACCGACGACTGGCCGGCGCTGGCCCGCAAGGTGAAGCCGGGGCGCTACCCGGTCATGCTGTTCGAGGCGCAGGGCCGCGTCGCCGCAGCATTCCTTCGCTTCCGTTCCGGCGTGCCGGTGCGCTGGGAGCTTGCCCTTCTGCCGGGACAGGACGTTTCGACGCTGAACGGCGACGAGATCTTCGGCTATCCCGTTGACGCCGGCCTCGGCTCGTTCATGGACAAGGCGGCGATGGCCCTGATGTCGGCGGCGCAGGACAAGCTCAAGCCGGATCAGAACTATTATGACGATGTGCTGGCGGCCGAGTTCGCGCCCAACCAGGACCGGTTCGTCATGCACCATCCGGACGCCGGCAATCCGGTCAACGTCGCGATGTTCTGGAGCGGCTGGGGCGATGGCTTCTATCCGTCTTTCTGGGGACTGGACGCCGCCGGCGACCCGGTCGTCCTGATGACCGATTTCGGCGTGCTCGAAAACGCCGACGGCCGAGAAGGCGACCAGGCCAAGTGA
- a CDS encoding SDR family oxidoreductase, producing MSVDRKTLLVTGGSRGIGAAICRQASEAGYRVAVNYVSNQSAADVLVAELKAAGGDAFAVKGDVGNEADVIAIFEAVDQAFGRLDAFVNNAGIVDVKARVDEMSMARLERMMRINVVGSFLCVREAVKRMSMRHGGKGGAIVNLSSASARLGSPGEFVDYAASKGAIDTMTIGLAREVVLEGIRVNAVSPGITETEIHASGGQPDRVARMQDALPMKRAGTADEVASAVLYLLSDAASYITGTILNVSGGR from the coding sequence ATGAGCGTGGACAGGAAGACACTGCTGGTCACCGGCGGCAGCCGCGGCATCGGCGCGGCCATCTGCCGGCAGGCGAGTGAGGCTGGTTATCGCGTGGCTGTGAACTACGTCTCCAACCAGTCGGCTGCCGATGTTCTTGTCGCCGAACTCAAAGCCGCTGGCGGCGACGCCTTCGCGGTCAAGGGCGATGTCGGCAACGAGGCCGATGTCATCGCAATCTTCGAAGCCGTGGACCAGGCCTTTGGCCGGCTCGACGCTTTCGTCAACAATGCCGGCATCGTCGACGTCAAGGCGCGGGTCGACGAGATGAGCATGGCGCGGCTGGAGCGCATGATGCGCATCAATGTCGTTGGTTCCTTCCTGTGCGTCCGCGAGGCGGTGAAGCGCATGTCGATGAGGCATGGCGGCAAGGGCGGCGCCATCGTCAACCTGTCCTCGGCGTCCGCGAGGCTCGGCTCGCCCGGCGAATTTGTTGACTATGCCGCCTCCAAGGGCGCGATCGACACCATGACCATCGGGCTGGCGCGGGAAGTCGTGCTGGAAGGCATCCGCGTCAACGCGGTCAGCCCCGGCATCACCGAGACCGAAATCCACGCCTCGGGCGGCCAGCCAGACCGCGTGGCGCGGATGCAGGACGCGCTGCCGATGAAACGCGCGGGAACGGCGGATGAAGTCGCGAGCGCGGTTCTCTATCTTCTGTCGGACGCGGCCTCTTATATAACGGGCACGATCCTCAATGTGAGCGGCGGCCGCTAA
- the lpdA gene encoding dihydrolipoyl dehydrogenase, with product MAYDVVIIGSGPGGYVCAIKAAQLGLKTAVVEKNATFGGTCLNIGCIPSKALLYASEMFAEAGHAFDTLGVEIPAPKLNLKKMMAHKDATVASNVNGVAFLFKKNKIDSFRGTGKVISASKVSVTGEDGKVEEIETKNIVIATGSDVAGIPGVKVDFDEKAVVSSTGALSLAKVPATLVVVGGGVIGLELGSVWARLGAKVTVVEFLDTILGGMDGEVSKQFQRLLSKQGFEFKLGAKVTGVAKAKKGATVTFEPVKGGAAETIEADVVLVATGRRPYADSLGLKEAGVELDERGRVKTDGHLGTNVPGIYAIGDVIAGPMLAHKAEDEGVAVAETIAGQAGHVNYDVIPSVVYTSPEIASVGKTEEELKKAGIDYKVGKFPFSANGRARAMLHTDGFVKILADKASDRVLGVHIVGFGAGEMIHEAAVLMEFGGSSEDLARTCHAHPTMSEAVKEAALATFFKPIHI from the coding sequence ATGGCTTATGACGTCGTTATCATCGGATCGGGGCCTGGCGGCTATGTCTGCGCCATCAAGGCGGCGCAGCTCGGGCTGAAGACGGCGGTGGTCGAGAAGAACGCCACTTTCGGCGGCACCTGCCTCAACATCGGCTGCATTCCGTCGAAGGCGCTGCTCTACGCCTCCGAGATGTTCGCCGAAGCCGGCCACGCCTTCGATACGCTGGGCGTCGAGATACCGGCGCCGAAGCTCAATCTGAAGAAGATGATGGCGCACAAGGACGCGACGGTCGCCTCCAACGTCAACGGCGTCGCCTTCTTGTTCAAGAAGAACAAGATCGATTCCTTCCGCGGCACCGGCAAGGTGATTTCCGCCAGCAAGGTGTCGGTGACCGGCGAGGACGGCAAGGTCGAGGAGATCGAGACCAAGAACATCGTCATCGCCACCGGTTCGGACGTCGCCGGCATTCCGGGCGTCAAGGTCGATTTCGACGAGAAGGCGGTCGTCTCCTCCACCGGCGCGCTGTCGCTGGCCAAGGTGCCAGCCACCCTGGTGGTGGTCGGCGGCGGCGTCATCGGGCTGGAGCTCGGCTCCGTCTGGGCAAGGCTCGGCGCCAAGGTCACGGTCGTCGAGTTCCTCGACACCATCCTCGGCGGCATGGACGGCGAGGTGTCGAAGCAGTTCCAGCGGCTGCTCTCCAAGCAAGGCTTCGAGTTCAAGCTCGGCGCCAAGGTCACGGGCGTCGCCAAGGCCAAGAAGGGCGCGACTGTCACCTTCGAACCGGTCAAGGGCGGCGCGGCGGAAACCATCGAGGCCGATGTCGTGCTGGTCGCCACCGGGCGGCGCCCCTATGCCGACAGTCTCGGATTGAAGGAAGCCGGCGTCGAGCTCGACGAGCGCGGCCGGGTCAAGACCGATGGGCATCTCGGAACCAATGTGCCCGGCATCTATGCCATCGGCGACGTCATCGCCGGACCGATGCTGGCGCACAAGGCCGAGGATGAAGGTGTGGCGGTCGCCGAGACCATCGCCGGGCAGGCCGGCCATGTGAACTACGACGTCATCCCGAGCGTCGTCTACACCAGCCCGGAGATCGCTTCGGTCGGCAAGACCGAGGAAGAGCTGAAGAAGGCCGGCATCGACTACAAGGTCGGCAAATTCCCGTTCAGCGCCAATGGCCGCGCGCGCGCCATGCTGCATACCGACGGCTTCGTCAAGATCCTGGCCGACAAGGCAAGCGACCGCGTGCTCGGCGTCCATATCGTCGGCTTCGGCGCCGGCGAGATGATTCACGAAGCGGCGGTGCTGATGGAATTCGGCGGTTCGTCCGAAGATCTCGCCCGCACCTGCCACGCGCATCCGACGATGTCGGAAGCGGTGAAGGAAGCGGCTCTGGCGACGTTCTTCAAGCCGATTCATATCTGA
- a CDS encoding TraB/GumN family protein, with protein sequence MKRVIAIADRAALVSLKLLAALNLLFFLSFIVVLLIAGRAHAEAPSCAGADLLTALEKNDPAAFKKVETEAAAVPNGKGLLWKLEKPGEKPSYLFGTMHMTDTRVTTLPAAAQKAYDGAGTIVIETTDALDKAKMMAAMASEPGLMMFTDNTTLSSLLSPQDAAALDKGLDARGIPPATVAKMKPWILSAMMALPACEVARQSAGEPVLDVKLASDAKASGKDIEGLETAVDQLRAMASLPLEFHMKSLVETMKLGDKVNDVNETMIVLYQRGEVGMFWPLFRAVLPETADDKAGYAAFEQTMITSRNKVMAAHAGPILAKGNVFMAVGAMHLPGPEGLVEDFRKAGYSVTAVN encoded by the coding sequence ATGAAACGCGTCATCGCCATCGCCGACCGCGCGGCCCTTGTCTCGTTGAAGCTGCTTGCGGCGCTCAACCTGCTGTTTTTCCTGTCTTTCATTGTCGTTCTGCTGATCGCCGGCCGGGCGCATGCCGAAGCGCCCAGTTGCGCCGGCGCCGATCTTTTGACCGCGCTGGAAAAGAACGACCCCGCCGCCTTCAAGAAGGTCGAGACCGAAGCGGCGGCCGTTCCCAATGGCAAGGGCCTGCTTTGGAAGCTGGAGAAGCCGGGCGAAAAGCCATCCTATCTGTTCGGCACCATGCACATGACCGATACGCGCGTCACCACGCTGCCGGCCGCCGCGCAGAAGGCCTATGACGGCGCCGGCACGATAGTCATCGAGACCACCGACGCGCTCGACAAGGCCAAGATGATGGCCGCCATGGCCAGCGAACCCGGCCTGATGATGTTCACCGACAACACCACGCTGTCGTCGCTGTTGTCGCCGCAGGATGCGGCGGCGCTGGACAAGGGGCTCGACGCCCGCGGCATTCCGCCGGCGACGGTCGCCAAGATGAAGCCGTGGATCCTGTCGGCGATGATGGCGCTGCCGGCCTGCGAGGTGGCGCGCCAGAGCGCCGGCGAACCCGTGCTGGACGTCAAGCTCGCCTCGGACGCCAAGGCTTCGGGGAAAGACATCGAAGGGCTCGAGACCGCCGTCGATCAGTTGCGCGCCATGGCTTCGCTGCCGCTCGAATTCCATATGAAGAGCCTGGTCGAGACGATGAAGCTTGGCGACAAGGTGAACGACGTCAACGAGACGATGATCGTGCTCTACCAGCGTGGCGAGGTCGGCATGTTCTGGCCGCTCTTCCGGGCCGTGCTGCCGGAGACGGCGGACGACAAGGCCGGCTATGCCGCCTTCGAGCAGACCATGATCACCAGCCGCAACAAGGTGATGGCGGCGCATGCGGGGCCGATTTTGGCCAAGGGCAACGTTTTCATGGCCGTCGGCGCCATGCATCTGCCTGGTCCGGAAGGACTGGTCGAGGATTTTCGCAAGGCAGGGTATAGTGTTACCGCCGTCAACTGA
- a CDS encoding tyrosine recombinase XerC, with the protein MQEFLIPAKPDLQAARQTWLKTLAHERRLSPETVEAYERDTRQFLHFLTEHRGGSPGISDIADLRPADLRGFLAKRRNEGAGARTLGRGLAGIRSLLRFLERRGLVNAAGAAALRAPRQPKSLPKPLTASDAKQVVAMEGQLADEPWIAARNAAVLTLLYGSGLRISEALGLTGADLATEADTVLRVTGKGGKTRLVPVLPVARKAVIEYRRLCPFHIDTKELLFRGARGGPLNPAIVQREMARLRSALNLPDTATPHALRHSFATHLLGRGGDLRTIQELLGHASLSTTQIYTGVDTARLLDIYEKAHPRA; encoded by the coding sequence ATGCAGGAATTCCTCATCCCGGCCAAACCCGACCTCCAGGCGGCGCGCCAGACCTGGCTGAAGACGCTGGCGCATGAGCGGCGGCTGTCGCCGGAGACCGTCGAGGCCTATGAGCGCGACACCCGCCAGTTCCTGCATTTCTTGACCGAACATCGCGGCGGCTCTCCAGGCATCTCGGACATCGCCGACCTGCGCCCCGCCGATTTGCGCGGCTTCCTCGCCAAGCGCCGCAATGAAGGCGCTGGCGCGCGCACGCTGGGCCGCGGCCTTGCCGGCATCCGCTCGCTGCTGCGCTTTCTCGAACGGCGCGGCCTGGTCAATGCCGCCGGCGCGGCTGCTCTGCGCGCGCCGCGCCAGCCGAAATCGCTGCCCAAGCCGCTGACGGCAAGCGACGCCAAGCAAGTGGTGGCGATGGAAGGCCAGCTCGCGGACGAGCCATGGATCGCCGCCCGCAATGCCGCCGTGCTGACGCTGCTCTATGGTTCCGGCCTGCGCATCTCCGAGGCGCTCGGCCTGACCGGCGCCGATCTCGCGACGGAAGCCGACACCGTGCTGCGCGTCACCGGCAAGGGCGGCAAGACGCGGCTGGTGCCGGTGCTGCCGGTGGCCCGCAAGGCGGTCATCGAATACCGCCGGCTCTGTCCCTTCCACATCGATACCAAGGAACTGCTGTTCCGCGGCGCACGCGGCGGCCCGCTCAACCCGGCCATCGTCCAGCGCGAGATGGCCAGGCTGCGCTCGGCGCTCAACCTGCCCGACACCGCGACGCCGCATGCCTTGCGGCACTCCTTCGCCACCCATCTGCTCGGCCGCGGCGGCGACCTGCGCACCATCCAGGAACTGCTCGGCCACGCCAGTCTGTCGACCACCCAGATCTATACCGGCGTCGACACGGCAAGGCTGCTGGATATCTACGAGAAGGCGCATCCAAGGGCGTGA
- the rimM gene encoding ribosome maturation factor RimM (Essential for efficient processing of 16S rRNA), protein MSKLENPVQMAVIGAAHGIKGELRVKTFTGDPLALADYGPLYAKDGRAFQILDIRPAGTVVVVRFKGVGDRNAAEALAGTELFVDRSVLPDDGEEDEFYHADLIGLDVRDDTGVIGKVVAVHNFGGGDILDVTLAGRKGVLIPFTQAAVPHVSIADGFVEVNPQAAGLVEDEEDGEAPREVGFDPKGRPRGPKDAGGNR, encoded by the coding sequence ATGTCGAAGCTCGAAAACCCCGTACAGATGGCCGTTATCGGCGCCGCGCACGGCATCAAGGGCGAATTGCGGGTGAAGACCTTCACCGGGGACCCGCTGGCGCTGGCCGACTACGGTCCGCTTTATGCCAAGGATGGCCGCGCCTTCCAGATCCTGGACATCCGGCCGGCCGGCACGGTCGTGGTCGTGCGCTTCAAGGGCGTCGGTGACCGCAACGCCGCCGAGGCTTTGGCCGGCACCGAGCTGTTCGTCGACCGCTCGGTGCTGCCCGACGACGGCGAGGAGGACGAGTTCTATCACGCCGACCTCATCGGTCTCGACGTCCGGGACGATACGGGCGTCATCGGCAAGGTCGTCGCCGTGCATAATTTCGGTGGCGGCGACATCCTCGACGTCACCCTTGCCGGCCGCAAGGGCGTACTGATCCCGTTCACGCAGGCCGCCGTGCCGCATGTTTCGATCGCCGACGGATTCGTGGAGGTCAACCCTCAGGCGGCGGGGCTGGTTGAAGACGAAGAAGACGGCGAAGCGCCCAGGGAAGTCGGCTTCGACCCGAAAGGCCGGCCGCGCGGACCGAAGGATGCCGGGGGCAACCGTTGA